The following proteins come from a genomic window of Populus alba chromosome 12, ASM523922v2, whole genome shotgun sequence:
- the LOC118049062 gene encoding protein CASP isoform X3, with amino-acid sequence MEAPQGGSERDKTISTSPVSLVSNFWKEFELEKEKSVLDEQGLRIAENQENSQKNRRKLAESTRDFKKASSDEKLGLFNSLLKGFQEEVDNLTKRAKFGENAFLNIYQKLYEAPDPYPALASISEQDLKLSELESESRKMKVELEEFRTEAAHLKNQQATIRRLEERNRQLEQQMEEKVKEIVEMKQRSLAEENQKTLEVLKEREQSLQDQLRQAKESVATIQKLHELAQSQLFEVRAQSEEEWASKQSEVNFLMDEVERAQTRLHSLEREKGVLRSQLQSANEEIEDKKGDNSDSTSILESSLSTKEKLISELNMELHNIETTLTNEREQHINEIKKLNILLNEKEAALEEMKKELQAKPTEKLVDDLRKKVKILQAVGYNSIEAEDWEVATSGEEMSKMESLLLDKNRKMEHELTQLKVKISEKVTSLETAEGKITELTAKVNEQQKLIQKLEDDILKGYSSKDRKGSLFDAWDLSEAGGVELSENADQKHVSLDQDQSSMLKVICNQRDRFRARLRETEEACYMLCNLFEVRQLKEKIGVLAADLEKTKADNVKLYGKIRYVQDYNLEKVVSRGSKKHAEDLESGFASDVESKYKKIYEDDINPFAAFSKKICSSFCIFLYNWVTYSGVHLSLSNVSSELSQPR; translated from the exons ATGGAGGCTCCGCAAGGAGGATCCGAGAGGGACAAAACGATCTCCACTTCTCCTGTCTCCCTCGTCTCCAATTTCTGGAAAG AATTTGAGCTGGAGAAGGAGAAAAGTGTGTTGGATGAGCAGGGACTTAGAATTGCTGAAAATCAGGAAAACAGCCAGAAAAACCGACGGAAGCTTGCCGAGAGCACCAGAG ATTTCAAGAAGGCTTCATCCGACGAAAAGTTAGGTTTGTTTAACTCATTGCTAAAAGGGTTCCAGGAAGAAGTTGATAATCTTACTAAGAGAGCCAAATTTGGAGAAAATGCTTTTCTTAATATCTATCAGAAACTTTATGAGGCTCCAGATCCTTATCCTGCTCTTGCTTCAATTTCT GAGCAAGATCTGAAATTGTCTGAGCTAGAATCTGAGAGCCGGAAGATGAAAGTTGAGCTAGAGGAGTTCAGGACTGAGGCAGCTCACCTAAAGAATCAGCAAGCAACAATAAGAAGACTTGAAGAGCGCAACCGTCAGTTAGAGCAGCAG ATGGAGGAAAAAGTAAAGGAAATTGTGGAGATGAAGCAACGAAGTTTGGCTGAAGAGAACCAGAAAACATTAGAGGTTTTAAAAGAAAG GGAGCAATCATTGCAAGATCAATTACGACAAGCTAAAGAAAGCGTTGCAACTATACAGAAATTACATGAACTTGCACAAAGCCAATTGTTTGAAGTTCGTGCTCAATCAG aGGAAGAATGGGCATCAAAGCAATCAGAGGTCAATTTTCTGATGGATGAAGTGGAAAGGGCACAAACACGTCTGCATAGTCTTGAGAGGGAGAAA GGTGTCCTACGCTCTCAGTTGCAATCAGCAAATGAAGAGATTGAAGATAAGAAAGG TGACAATTCAGATTCAACTAGCATTCTCGAGAGTTCTTTGAGCACCAAAGAAAAGCTTATCTCTGAACTTAACATGGAACTTCACAACATTGAAACCACATTGACAAATGAGCGAGAACAACACATTAATGAGatcaaaaaattgaatattttacttaatgAGAAG GAAGCTGCTCTCGAGGAGATGAAGAAAGAGCTTCAAGCAAAACCAACTGAAAAATTAGTTGATGATTTGCgtaaaaaagtgaaaattttgCAG GCTGTAGGTTACAATTCAATTGAGGCTGAAGATTGGGAAGTAGCTACAAGTGGGGAAGAGATGAGCAAAATGGAGTCTCTTCTTCttgataaaaacagaaaaatggaACATGAACTCACGCAGTTAAAG GTAAAAATCTCTGAGAAAGTGACTTCACTGGAAACAGCTGAAGGCAAGATAACAGAGCTTACTGCAAAGGTTAAtgaacaacaaaaattaatacaaaagtTGGAAGATGATATATTAAAG GGTTATAGCTCCAAAGATCGGAAAGGCAGTCTATTTGATGCTTGGGATCTTTCAGAAGCAGGGGGGGTTGAATTATCTGAG AATGCAGATCAGAAACATGTTTCCTTAGATCAAGATCAGAGCTCAATGCTTAAGGTGATCTGCAATCAGCGAGATCGATTTAGGGCACGTTTGCGGGAGACCGAAGAGGCATGTTATATGCTATGCAATCTTTTT GAGGTGAGGCAATTGAAGGAGAAGATAGGGGTGCTAGCAGCAGACTTGGAGAAAACAAAAGCTGATAATGTCAAACTATATGGAAAGATACGCTATGTCCAAGATTACAATCTTGAGAAAGTAGTTTCTCGAGGATCAAAGAAG CATGCTGAGGATCTGGAAAGTGGCTTTGCCTCAGATGTTGAATCTAAGTACAAGAAGATATATGAAGATGACATAAATCCGTTCGCTGCTTTTTCAAAGAAG ATATGCTCGAGCTTTTGCATTTTTCTATACAATTGGGTTACATATTCTGGTGTTCACCTGTCTCTATCGAATGTCAGCTCTGAGCTATCTCAG CCACGGTGA
- the LOC118049062 gene encoding protein CASP isoform X2 — MEAPQGGSERDKTISTSPVSLVSNFWKEFELEKEKSVLDEQGLRIAENQENSQKNRRKLAESTRDFKKASSDEKLGLFNSLLKGFQEEVDNLTKRAKFGENAFLNIYQKLYEAPDPYPALASISEQDLKLSELESESRKMKVELEEFRTEAAHLKNQQATIRRLEERNRQLEQQMEEKVKEIVEMKQRSLAEENQKTLEVLKEREQSLQDQLRQAKESVATIQKLHELAQSQLFEVRAQSEEEWASKQSEVNFLMDEVERAQTRLHSLEREKGVLRSQLQSANEEIEDKKGDNSDSTSILESSLSTKEKLISELNMELHNIETTLTNEREQHINEIKKLNILLNEKEAALEEMKKELQAKPTEKLVDDLRKKVKILQAVGYNSIEAEDWEVATSGEEMSKMESLLLDKNRKMEHELTQLKVKISEKVTSLETAEGKITELTAKVNEQQKLIQKLEDDILKGYSSKDRKGSLFDAWDLSEAGGVELSENADQKHVSLDQDQSSMLKVICNQRDRFRARLRETEEEVRQLKEKIGVLAADLEKTKADNVKLYGKIRYVQDYNLEKVVSRGSKKHAEDLESGFASDVESKYKKIYEDDINPFAAFSKKERDQRYKELGFRDRITLSSGRFLLGNKYARAFAFFYTIGLHILVFTCLYRMSALSYLSHGEAFDGDKKLDLPHAL; from the exons ATGGAGGCTCCGCAAGGAGGATCCGAGAGGGACAAAACGATCTCCACTTCTCCTGTCTCCCTCGTCTCCAATTTCTGGAAAG AATTTGAGCTGGAGAAGGAGAAAAGTGTGTTGGATGAGCAGGGACTTAGAATTGCTGAAAATCAGGAAAACAGCCAGAAAAACCGACGGAAGCTTGCCGAGAGCACCAGAG ATTTCAAGAAGGCTTCATCCGACGAAAAGTTAGGTTTGTTTAACTCATTGCTAAAAGGGTTCCAGGAAGAAGTTGATAATCTTACTAAGAGAGCCAAATTTGGAGAAAATGCTTTTCTTAATATCTATCAGAAACTTTATGAGGCTCCAGATCCTTATCCTGCTCTTGCTTCAATTTCT GAGCAAGATCTGAAATTGTCTGAGCTAGAATCTGAGAGCCGGAAGATGAAAGTTGAGCTAGAGGAGTTCAGGACTGAGGCAGCTCACCTAAAGAATCAGCAAGCAACAATAAGAAGACTTGAAGAGCGCAACCGTCAGTTAGAGCAGCAG ATGGAGGAAAAAGTAAAGGAAATTGTGGAGATGAAGCAACGAAGTTTGGCTGAAGAGAACCAGAAAACATTAGAGGTTTTAAAAGAAAG GGAGCAATCATTGCAAGATCAATTACGACAAGCTAAAGAAAGCGTTGCAACTATACAGAAATTACATGAACTTGCACAAAGCCAATTGTTTGAAGTTCGTGCTCAATCAG aGGAAGAATGGGCATCAAAGCAATCAGAGGTCAATTTTCTGATGGATGAAGTGGAAAGGGCACAAACACGTCTGCATAGTCTTGAGAGGGAGAAA GGTGTCCTACGCTCTCAGTTGCAATCAGCAAATGAAGAGATTGAAGATAAGAAAGG TGACAATTCAGATTCAACTAGCATTCTCGAGAGTTCTTTGAGCACCAAAGAAAAGCTTATCTCTGAACTTAACATGGAACTTCACAACATTGAAACCACATTGACAAATGAGCGAGAACAACACATTAATGAGatcaaaaaattgaatattttacttaatgAGAAG GAAGCTGCTCTCGAGGAGATGAAGAAAGAGCTTCAAGCAAAACCAACTGAAAAATTAGTTGATGATTTGCgtaaaaaagtgaaaattttgCAG GCTGTAGGTTACAATTCAATTGAGGCTGAAGATTGGGAAGTAGCTACAAGTGGGGAAGAGATGAGCAAAATGGAGTCTCTTCTTCttgataaaaacagaaaaatggaACATGAACTCACGCAGTTAAAG GTAAAAATCTCTGAGAAAGTGACTTCACTGGAAACAGCTGAAGGCAAGATAACAGAGCTTACTGCAAAGGTTAAtgaacaacaaaaattaatacaaaagtTGGAAGATGATATATTAAAG GGTTATAGCTCCAAAGATCGGAAAGGCAGTCTATTTGATGCTTGGGATCTTTCAGAAGCAGGGGGGGTTGAATTATCTGAG AATGCAGATCAGAAACATGTTTCCTTAGATCAAGATCAGAGCTCAATGCTTAAGGTGATCTGCAATCAGCGAGATCGATTTAGGGCACGTTTGCGGGAGACCGAAGAG GAGGTGAGGCAATTGAAGGAGAAGATAGGGGTGCTAGCAGCAGACTTGGAGAAAACAAAAGCTGATAATGTCAAACTATATGGAAAGATACGCTATGTCCAAGATTACAATCTTGAGAAAGTAGTTTCTCGAGGATCAAAGAAG CATGCTGAGGATCTGGAAAGTGGCTTTGCCTCAGATGTTGAATCTAAGTACAAGAAGATATATGAAGATGACATAAATCCGTTCGCTGCTTTTTCAAAGAAG GAGCGGGATCAAAGATACAAGGAGTTGGGTTTCAGGGATAGAATCACGCTTAGTAGTGGACGCTTTCTTCTGGGTAACAA ATATGCTCGAGCTTTTGCATTTTTCTATACAATTGGGTTACATATTCTGGTGTTCACCTGTCTCTATCGAATGTCAGCTCTGAGCTATCTCAG CCACGGTGAGGCCTTCGATGGAGATAAAAAGCTGGACCTCCCGCATGCACTCTAG
- the LOC118049064 gene encoding uncharacterized protein, producing MGRPEADSSSYDTDQPQEYHYEQTTEATQTQDDFSSQPYATNYNDSSQQDHYGSQYADTPANNPQDQQQPPPPPQQQQYNPPQANQGYGGQPAQPSQFPPQGPQTNPMYSNGPTRPAPYPPQGPQTNPTQPAPYPPQGQQTFPTQPAPYPPQGPRTFQTQPAPYPPQNPMKPEAYPTQGPQTFPNQPAQFPPQGPQTFPNQPAQFPPQTNPQFPNQGPQEMPQAFPPQAFQNAYQAPQPQVAQFPPKSPAPGIPMQVMNQQQQAWTTGIFDCMDDPTNALITALFPCVTFGQVAEIVDNGQTTCGTNGMIYGMVAFCIAMPCIVSCSYRSKLRAKYGLVEDPAPDWLTHCLFEWCALCQEYRELNNRGLDPSIGWQGNLARQNMMQAQVGMVPPMNQTMIP from the exons ATGGGACGTCCTGAAGCAGATTCTTCTTCATATGACACTGATCAGCCACAGGAATACCATTACGAGCAGACAACAGAAGCTACACAAACTCAAGATGATTTCTCTTCACAACCATATGCAACTAACTATAATGATTCAAGCCAACAAGATCACTACGGATCCCAGTACGCGGACACACCCGCAAATAACCCCCAAGATCAAcaacaaccaccaccaccaccacagcaGCAGCAGTACAACCCGCCACAAGCTAATCAGGGATATGGGGGCCAACCAGCCCAGCCCTCACAGTTCCCGCCCCAAGGCCCACAAACCAATCCGATGTACTCGAATGGGCCCACTCGGCCTGCACCATATCCACCACAAGGACCACAAACAAATCCAACTCAGCCCGCACCATACCCACCACAGGGCCAACAAACGTTTCCAACTCAGCCCGCACCATACCCACCACAAGGACCACGAACGTTTCAAACTCAGCCCGCACCATACCCACCTCAGAACCCAATGAAGCCTGAAGCATACCCAACGCAAGGCCCACAAACATTTCCAAATCAGCCTGCTCAGTTCCCACCGCAAGGCCCACAAACATTTCCAAATCAACCAGCTCAGTTCCCACCGCAAACTAACCCTCAATTCCCAAACCAAGGACCTCAAGAAATGCCCCAGGCATTTCCACCACAGGCCTTTCAAAATGCTTACCAAGCCCCTCAGCCTCAGGTAGCTCAATTCCCTCCAAAAAGTCCGGCACCTGGAATTCCAATGCAAGTCATGAATCAACAACAGCAGGCATGGACAACTGGGATATTTGACTGCATGGATGATCCAACAAATG CTCTCATAACAGCTTTGTTTCCATGCGTGACATTTGGTCAGGTCGCAGAAATTGTTGACAATGGCCAGACGA CGTGCGGGACAAATGGAATGATCTATGGTATGGTGGCCTTCTGCATTGCCATGCCGTGCATAGTATCCTGCAGTTACCGCTCCAAGCTTAGAGCCAAGTACGGACTCGTCGAGGACCCAGCACCGGACTGGCTCACTCATTGCCTTTTTGAATGGTGTGCTCTTTGTCAAGAATACAGAGAGCTCAATAATAGAGGCCTGGATCCCTCCATTG GATGGCAGGGAAATTTAGCGAGGCAGAATATGATGCAGGCTCAAGTTGGTATGGTGCCTCCAATGAACCAAACAATGATTCCTTGA
- the LOC118049062 gene encoding protein CASP isoform X1, which yields MEAPQGGSERDKTISTSPVSLVSNFWKEFELEKEKSVLDEQGLRIAENQENSQKNRRKLAESTRDFKKASSDEKLGLFNSLLKGFQEEVDNLTKRAKFGENAFLNIYQKLYEAPDPYPALASISEQDLKLSELESESRKMKVELEEFRTEAAHLKNQQATIRRLEERNRQLEQQMEEKVKEIVEMKQRSLAEENQKTLEVLKEREQSLQDQLRQAKESVATIQKLHELAQSQLFEVRAQSEEEWASKQSEVNFLMDEVERAQTRLHSLEREKGVLRSQLQSANEEIEDKKGDNSDSTSILESSLSTKEKLISELNMELHNIETTLTNEREQHINEIKKLNILLNEKEAALEEMKKELQAKPTEKLVDDLRKKVKILQAVGYNSIEAEDWEVATSGEEMSKMESLLLDKNRKMEHELTQLKVKISEKVTSLETAEGKITELTAKVNEQQKLIQKLEDDILKGYSSKDRKGSLFDAWDLSEAGGVELSENADQKHVSLDQDQSSMLKVICNQRDRFRARLRETEEACYMLCNLFEVRQLKEKIGVLAADLEKTKADNVKLYGKIRYVQDYNLEKVVSRGSKKHAEDLESGFASDVESKYKKIYEDDINPFAAFSKKERDQRYKELGFRDRITLSSGRFLLGNKYARAFAFFYTIGLHILVFTCLYRMSALSYLSHGEAFDGDKKLDLPHAL from the exons ATGGAGGCTCCGCAAGGAGGATCCGAGAGGGACAAAACGATCTCCACTTCTCCTGTCTCCCTCGTCTCCAATTTCTGGAAAG AATTTGAGCTGGAGAAGGAGAAAAGTGTGTTGGATGAGCAGGGACTTAGAATTGCTGAAAATCAGGAAAACAGCCAGAAAAACCGACGGAAGCTTGCCGAGAGCACCAGAG ATTTCAAGAAGGCTTCATCCGACGAAAAGTTAGGTTTGTTTAACTCATTGCTAAAAGGGTTCCAGGAAGAAGTTGATAATCTTACTAAGAGAGCCAAATTTGGAGAAAATGCTTTTCTTAATATCTATCAGAAACTTTATGAGGCTCCAGATCCTTATCCTGCTCTTGCTTCAATTTCT GAGCAAGATCTGAAATTGTCTGAGCTAGAATCTGAGAGCCGGAAGATGAAAGTTGAGCTAGAGGAGTTCAGGACTGAGGCAGCTCACCTAAAGAATCAGCAAGCAACAATAAGAAGACTTGAAGAGCGCAACCGTCAGTTAGAGCAGCAG ATGGAGGAAAAAGTAAAGGAAATTGTGGAGATGAAGCAACGAAGTTTGGCTGAAGAGAACCAGAAAACATTAGAGGTTTTAAAAGAAAG GGAGCAATCATTGCAAGATCAATTACGACAAGCTAAAGAAAGCGTTGCAACTATACAGAAATTACATGAACTTGCACAAAGCCAATTGTTTGAAGTTCGTGCTCAATCAG aGGAAGAATGGGCATCAAAGCAATCAGAGGTCAATTTTCTGATGGATGAAGTGGAAAGGGCACAAACACGTCTGCATAGTCTTGAGAGGGAGAAA GGTGTCCTACGCTCTCAGTTGCAATCAGCAAATGAAGAGATTGAAGATAAGAAAGG TGACAATTCAGATTCAACTAGCATTCTCGAGAGTTCTTTGAGCACCAAAGAAAAGCTTATCTCTGAACTTAACATGGAACTTCACAACATTGAAACCACATTGACAAATGAGCGAGAACAACACATTAATGAGatcaaaaaattgaatattttacttaatgAGAAG GAAGCTGCTCTCGAGGAGATGAAGAAAGAGCTTCAAGCAAAACCAACTGAAAAATTAGTTGATGATTTGCgtaaaaaagtgaaaattttgCAG GCTGTAGGTTACAATTCAATTGAGGCTGAAGATTGGGAAGTAGCTACAAGTGGGGAAGAGATGAGCAAAATGGAGTCTCTTCTTCttgataaaaacagaaaaatggaACATGAACTCACGCAGTTAAAG GTAAAAATCTCTGAGAAAGTGACTTCACTGGAAACAGCTGAAGGCAAGATAACAGAGCTTACTGCAAAGGTTAAtgaacaacaaaaattaatacaaaagtTGGAAGATGATATATTAAAG GGTTATAGCTCCAAAGATCGGAAAGGCAGTCTATTTGATGCTTGGGATCTTTCAGAAGCAGGGGGGGTTGAATTATCTGAG AATGCAGATCAGAAACATGTTTCCTTAGATCAAGATCAGAGCTCAATGCTTAAGGTGATCTGCAATCAGCGAGATCGATTTAGGGCACGTTTGCGGGAGACCGAAGAGGCATGTTATATGCTATGCAATCTTTTT GAGGTGAGGCAATTGAAGGAGAAGATAGGGGTGCTAGCAGCAGACTTGGAGAAAACAAAAGCTGATAATGTCAAACTATATGGAAAGATACGCTATGTCCAAGATTACAATCTTGAGAAAGTAGTTTCTCGAGGATCAAAGAAG CATGCTGAGGATCTGGAAAGTGGCTTTGCCTCAGATGTTGAATCTAAGTACAAGAAGATATATGAAGATGACATAAATCCGTTCGCTGCTTTTTCAAAGAAG GAGCGGGATCAAAGATACAAGGAGTTGGGTTTCAGGGATAGAATCACGCTTAGTAGTGGACGCTTTCTTCTGGGTAACAA ATATGCTCGAGCTTTTGCATTTTTCTATACAATTGGGTTACATATTCTGGTGTTCACCTGTCTCTATCGAATGTCAGCTCTGAGCTATCTCAG CCACGGTGAGGCCTTCGATGGAGATAAAAAGCTGGACCTCCCGCATGCACTCTAG